One stretch of Trueperaceae bacterium DNA includes these proteins:
- a CDS encoding tRNA (adenosine(37)-N6)-threonylcarbamoyltransferase complex transferase subunit TsaD encodes MRVVLGIDTSCDDTGVGVVDAATGAVIANVVASQDAVHAPFGGVVPERASREHLRVVDDVARRALREAGATLDDVDAVAATYGPGLVGALLVGLSWGKALAWSRGARFHAVHHLAGHLASAGRPAPGPD; translated from the coding sequence GTGCGCGTGGTGCTGGGCATCGACACCTCCTGCGACGACACCGGGGTCGGGGTCGTGGACGCCGCGACGGGCGCGGTGATCGCGAACGTCGTCGCCTCGCAGGACGCCGTGCACGCCCCCTTCGGGGGGGTGGTGCCCGAGCGCGCCTCCCGCGAACACCTCCGCGTCGTCGACGACGTCGCGCGCCGCGCCCTGCGCGAGGCCGGCGCGACCCTGGACGACGTCGACGCGGTCGCCGCAACGTACGGGCCCGGCCTCGTCGGCGCGCTCCTCGTGGGGCTCTCCTGGGGCAAGGCGCTCGCCTGGTCGCGCGGCGCACGCTTCCACGCCGTCCACCACCTCGCGGGGCACCTGGCGTCCGCCGGGCGCCCCGCCCCCGGCCCGGAC
- a CDS encoding methyltransferase: protein MTKRRRPPRAGRRGPRRTPPAPPRAEAGGPEGPWSERPWDVLDVAGVRASWRVGMRGHPDVPDGLDLLATRLAERRDAPPPARRLDATGWFGVPARAAGGGQVLERSAAALDALRRDADADRPGARAVADAARAGLAWDAPPGAADEVWVAPRADLGTRAVHADLAAAARALAPAGVAWAVLDRDRGAKRYARDAGRWFGAVARDAKRGRAELVRLAAPHPEAAAEALAASVEGPRPHDGPWAAIDGAPGAVALPGTYGAAALDPGTAHLLAVLRAEAAPWRGLRVLDLGCGWGPLAREAASGGAEVVATDDDLAAVRSARRNAPTVDVRHADLAADLAVDARFDAVLVNPPFHVGAGVRTAVGRAFVRTAGARLAPGGTAWVVANAALPYEAEVAAVDVDLEVHPADAFKVLVARRRSAP from the coding sequence GTGACGAAACGCCGCCGCCCTCCGCGCGCCGGACGCCGAGGACCCCGCCGGACGCCGCCCGCCCCGCCCCGCGCCGAGGCCGGCGGGCCCGAGGGGCCGTGGTCCGAACGCCCCTGGGACGTCCTCGACGTCGCCGGCGTGCGGGCCTCCTGGCGGGTCGGGATGCGGGGGCACCCCGACGTGCCCGACGGGCTGGACCTCCTCGCGACGCGGCTCGCGGAGCGCCGCGACGCGCCGCCGCCGGCGCGGCGTCTCGACGCCACCGGTTGGTTCGGCGTGCCGGCCCGGGCCGCCGGCGGGGGGCAGGTGCTGGAGCGCTCGGCGGCGGCGCTCGACGCCCTCCGGCGCGACGCGGACGCCGACCGCCCGGGGGCGCGCGCCGTGGCGGACGCCGCCCGGGCGGGCTTGGCGTGGGACGCGCCGCCCGGGGCGGCCGACGAGGTGTGGGTCGCGCCGCGTGCCGACCTCGGGACGCGGGCGGTGCACGCCGACCTGGCGGCCGCCGCACGCGCCCTCGCGCCGGCCGGCGTGGCGTGGGCGGTCCTCGACCGCGATCGCGGCGCGAAACGCTACGCGCGCGACGCCGGCCGCTGGTTCGGGGCGGTCGCGCGCGACGCGAAGCGGGGCCGGGCGGAGCTCGTGCGGTTGGCGGCGCCGCATCCGGAGGCGGCCGCCGAGGCGCTCGCGGCGTCGGTGGAGGGGCCCCGCCCGCACGACGGCCCGTGGGCCGCGATCGACGGCGCGCCGGGGGCCGTCGCCCTGCCGGGGACGTACGGCGCCGCGGCGCTCGACCCCGGCACGGCGCACCTGCTGGCGGTCCTACGCGCGGAGGCGGCGCCGTGGCGCGGCCTCCGCGTCCTCGACCTCGGGTGCGGGTGGGGGCCGTTGGCGCGCGAGGCGGCGTCGGGCGGCGCGGAGGTCGTCGCGACCGACGACGACCTCGCCGCCGTCCGCAGCGCCCGCCGCAACGCGCCGACCGTCGACGTGCGGCACGCCGACCTCGCGGCCGACCTCGCGGTGGACGCGCGCTTCGACGCCGTGCTCGTCAACCCGCCGTTCCACGTCGGTGCGGGGGTGCGCACGGCGGTCGGGCGGGCGTTCGTGCGGACCGCCGGCGCCCGGCTCGCGCCGGGCGGCACGGCCTGGGTCGTCGCGAACGCCGCGTTGCCCTATGAGGCGGAGGTCGCTGCGGTCGACGTCGACCTCGAGGTGCATCCGGCCGACGCGTTCAAGGTGCTGGTGGCGCGCCGTCGAAGCGCCCCGTGA